A part of Campylobacter sp. MIT 12-8780 genomic DNA contains:
- a CDS encoding thermonuclease family protein: protein MKINQILRLMNKTPKQLFLVLILGIVSAYTLSLNQQKAQESVIQGIVIKVIDGDTIDVLDLNQTKHRIRLYGIDAPEKKQSYGNKAREFLASLIAGKEVKVLIKDKDKYQRNIGLILLDGMDINKEMVKNGYAWAYIEYSKDYATEEVDAKTFKLGLWADKNSIKPSEFRKIHR, encoded by the coding sequence ATGAAAATTAATCAAATCTTAAGATTGATGAATAAAACGCCAAAGCAACTTTTTCTTGTGCTTATTTTAGGTATTGTATCAGCCTATACATTATCATTAAACCAGCAAAAAGCACAAGAAAGTGTTATTCAAGGCATAGTTATCAAAGTTATAGATGGCGATACTATAGATGTGCTTGATTTAAACCAAACAAAACATAGAATTAGACTATATGGTATAGACGCTCCTGAAAAGAAGCAAAGCTATGGTAATAAAGCAAGAGAATTTTTAGCTTCGCTTATCGCAGGTAAAGAAGTAAAAGTGCTTATCAAAGATAAAGACAAATATCAAAGAAATATAGGCTTAATTCTTTTAGATGGTATGGACATAAACAAAGAAATGGTAAAAAATGGCTATGCGTGGGCTTATATTGAATACAGCAAAGATTATGCCACAGAAGAAGTTGATGCTAAAACTTTTAAATTGGGACTATGGGCTGATAAAAATTCTATAAAGCCTAGTGAATTTAGAAAAATTCATAGATGA